The sequence below is a genomic window from Dermacentor andersoni chromosome 6, qqDerAnde1_hic_scaffold, whole genome shotgun sequence.
ATCTTATGTGTCTTAAAAACATATTGAATACTCTAATAGGTTCGTTTTCTTTATAGTGATAGCAGTGAGCTTTTTAGGATCATGTTCGTGCAGCTTGTACTACACAATACACTACAAACAGTAATCGTGACTCTTTAACTCTGGCAGATGCTGTCAACGAAGTAGTGGTAGACCACACACCAGGCTCTGCAGTTGGGATGCAAGAGTTAAACCTTAATTTTTGTAAGCATGGCTCCTCAGGAGGCTGTACAGAATGGGCTGAAAAAGAAAGTacaatattttaaacatttatttcgGTCGTGGCTTAATGTCCTTAGGGTAACGATGCAATGTTTAACATTGTGGTGCCTTGAGATTGTGTGTGCTTGCTAGCTGCTGTGAACCTCCAGAGCACCCACCTCTTCTGCAGGTGTCGTTCGGATGAAGATGATGCCTTTCTGACTGGCCGGAGGCCAAGCTCCTCTCTGCGACGGCACTCAGTCGAAGCCATGGACCCTCTTCTGCCGGCACGCTTGCGGGAGCCCAAGGAGCGAAATAACTGTGATGTCGCAAAGTACCTGGAGCGCGGTGAAGACACCTCACTAGGCTCTTCACCTACGCCCCAGTCCCCCGCACGAAGCCTGCATGAAGCTATGCTCCGAGCGCGGGAAGCAGAGGAGCAGGGGTCTCCAGCACACAGGGCATCATCCATAAGCGGAAACCTGAGCCTTCGAAGGAGCACCTCTCGCTCGGAGCTGGGATCTCCTCTTCACCGGAGTGGGTCACGCAGCACCCTCGTCGGCTCGGATCACGCTTCGCCTCTGCACAGGAGTGCCTCCAAGTCCGATGTTGGTTCACCATTGCGGAGGAACTCTTCCAGATCAGACCTGTTCCAGCCAACAACGCTGAGTCGCAGCACCTCGCAGACTGACATCTATGGAGGCTCTCCCATACGGAGGACGGGTCGGCTTGCAATGGAGACCGAAGCAAAAAAGCCTTCAACCTTGGAAACCTACTACGACCAGTTGGGGGGAGGTTTGCAGAAACAGGCGGGCTATCCACTTCGGCGAGAGTCATCCCTGTCGCACATGTACAATTTTTCTGGCGAAAAAGCAGCCCTGGAAATGACAGATCCATTTGAGACTGACATGTTTGCAGAGCACAGGGAACGAACGAAGAAGGCTGCTCAGGTTATGAGCTTTGCACAGCTGTCAAAGATGAAGGATACCACAGACTCCGGTAAGGCACCAGCTAGCATCAATATTGTCTACATGCAGCAGGACGGCTCTGGCAATCGGTTGCCACCAGAGAAGCGGAAGACGACACCAACCGATGGTGTTAgtaaatcgtcatcatcaacaaCCACATGGCAGCAGCAGGCTGCAGACAGTGAGGAAAACAGGACTGCAGAGGACAGTTCATCACCTCTGGCGGCACAGCTGAACAATGTGCGATTAAAGCTTGAAGAAAGGCGGCGTAAAATCGAACAAGAGAAGCGCCGCATGGAAGATCGTGTCAAGAAGCAGCGACAAAAGGTCAGCAAGGCAGCTTTCTTGCAAGCTGTTGCACGCGGTGACAGCAAAGTCTCCGAAGGTGGTAGCATCCACGAGTCATCTGGTGAAACACTGCTCGACGAGACTTCTGCCGACAGTGTTGACTCTGAGCATTCCCAGCAGAAGTGGCTGCATCAAAATGGCAGCCCACAACCCGTGCAGGAATCCCCTCAGAGTGATGACGTGGACCTTGAGGATAGCACCACGACCATTGAACAACTCAGCACAGAACTGACGGTTCTGCAGTCTGACATCTCGCGCATCACCAAACAGCAGCAGGCCATTCAGAATCTTCTGCACGGACCCCAGGCGGTGCCATTGCAGCCACAGCCTCAAGAGCAGTTCTTCCTGCATAGTGGCAATGATGGCGGCCAGCCTCAGAGCCTGCCCACATTTGCACATGCCAGTCCTCAACCTTACCTCACTGAAGTGGTGAGACCACCACTAttccagcagcagcagctgcagcaccagcagcaccagcagcagcagcaactgcagcaccagcaacaccagcagcagcagcaactgcagcaacagcaactgcagcagcagcaactgcagcagcaacaacagcagcaacagtcCCATCAACGACGTCAGTGGGAATACCCAATGGCACCCATCCTTCCGCCACAGCAGCCTAGGAGAGGGCAATGGGGCCCTCCTGTGGTCACACTTGCCGAGCAACCCATGCGCTGGGGGGCCCCAGCCCCTGCACTGGTGGACCCGGGTTACGTAGTCTATCCCTCAGGCCAAAATGAGTTTGCATACCAACCGCCTTTTTACCAGAATGGCACTGCTACCACCATGCAGCAAGTGGGCTATGCCAGTTTTACAATGCCATCGCAACAGCAACCGCAGCAGCCggtgcagcagcagctgccgcaacagccacagcagcagcaacagcagcacccaCTGCCCCCACCATTCCAAGCACTTTGCACAGTCAGTACAGAGCAGGTGACTGCTGCCGCATCCACTCAGTCCGAATCTCAGCGCCCGTCACGGACGCCGCCACCGCCTGCTGTGGAAGAGCAGCTTTCAGACCGTCTTGAGAATCTGTCAATGGGCAGCTTAGCTTCGCAGCCCAGGAGTGTTGAAtttggcaagacgtaccgtgttTCTAAAGGGCAGCAGCCAGCGCGGATTCAGGCCAAACCATCTGATGACGGCAGTGAAGTGGGCTTCTTTATCAGCTTTGATGATCAGCAACCCAAAAAGCCGAAGCCCAAGCTCCGACCAAGAATTGCAAAACCAGAGGAAAATGCTAGGCCAGAAGAGCTTGGCCTCAGCAATGGTACCCTCACAGCAGCATCTACAGAAAGCACAAAAGGTAAACGGATACTTCTTCTTGTCTCACTTCAGAAATGCAGCAGCATTATGAGAGCCTATTGTATCTGtatgaaattttgtgcaagaattACCCTAGGGCAATCCGGAAGTTCAGTCAGCATGGGAATGgcaggaacttttttttttttttctctcattgcaGGCTCTGAGAACTCATCAAACAGCGCCCCATCAGAGAACCAAGGACCTCCCAGTGGGTCATTAGGGGTTGGTTTTGTCATAGGAGCTGACTTGGTGAATCCTGACCCGGTGAGTGGCAGCATAGTTCTAAGTTCTTTGCAAGTCTAGGAGTAGGGAAAAGTGCAGGCATTGGCAGATGGTAAAATGCTTTTGAGTAGGATTtgttgttggcctagttggtacaagTTCATCTTGGTACAATTGGAACAAAACAAGATGACAAATAAGAGTCTGCAACAGGAAAAGTGCCGCCAGTCCTTTCGTTATGCAGAATGCCGGTAAATCTGAGTAAATCTAAGTAAGAAGTTTCTGCTTAGCTTATTTACACATTGTTTGTGCACGTTTGTGTCCCATGCAAGAAGCAATTGACGAACCTTTGCTTCCTCATTTTAGTTCGATTTATCGCTGGAAATAGAACAGTTATGCAGAAATTGTTCGGCCTGGACAGCTTCAGTTACAGTGGCTAGGATGATCCCACCCCCATGAATTTTTATATACACATGCACGCATGTGCTGTGCATgcatggtttctctctctctggtgcCATGCGTAGTGGTTATGAGTGCCACGAGGTACTTTGACACCATCACCACAGGTGGTGCCATGACCAGTGTGTACACTGACAAAATAAAACCAGGTAATGAGAATGACAAGCATAGGTGATTTACCACAGGTGACAAAAGGAACACTAGTCCTCATACTCTGTTTTAGTAGTTCCATGCAACAGAACCAAGACTATGTGACTCGTAAGTGAGACGTAGTGAGGTGCAGTGAGATGTAGTGCCACAGTTAGGCACCTGTTAGATGACTAAATGGCCTTGACAAGTGGTCTTGTCAGCAGGTGTTTACTTGGAAGCTTCTCCTTGTAGATCACAGGGGCACTTCTTGCGTGATTTTGTTCATTCTCTAATAAAGTACTTATGGCGCAAACGGGGACaattcatcagacttggtcagtgaccgtgattcTAATTTGTGTTTAAGAAGTACAAGCAACTAATTGATTTGACAGTCGCTAAATTCATACGTATAGTCAGCGCTGCCATACCACTGCGGAGGACTTCTTCCTGGGCAGTGGTTTGTCCTTCGCATCAATGGCATCCGCAGGCTTTGCTTGTGTGGTATTGTTCCAAGCTGCTGTTTTACACGAAAGGAACGAATAAGTTGGCGTTGAACACGCTCGGATCAGTGCGGAAGGAGTGCAGTAAATGTGCACGAATTCTGGTTTAGAAAATTGATGCATTTACGAATGTCAGCGAGCGTGCCGTGTACAAGTGAATGTTACAAGAGGgatcaagagatggcgccaccatcctgTGAGACACACTGGCGGAGTGCTCCTTCTCCTCTCTATTTCAAGATATCTTGAAGACTCGCATCTTTTTGGTTTCTACCTCTGCTACCACAACAGCTGATCTCGCTGCGCAGTTCCAATCTTTGTagatgctgctgctgcctccagcactgcagcacttgCCGCTAGCAAATGACAGGGCACGGAAGGGCACCTTTAAGATCTGTTTGCCCCCCTTATTGGTTGAAGAAgcctgcagcttccacagtgctgcatgGAACTACTGAAAAGATTATAGAAAAGTGTGAGAAAGCAGTCTTGTGTAGCCAATGCTtagtggacacacacacacacaaaggtatCATAAAGAAAAGGGACATCAATGAGAGGTTACAAAGGTTTCTAGCATTTAGCAGCATTATGCGCAGAAATGTAGGCACCCTTCATTGACACATGACAACCATTGCCTTTGAGAACACAAGTTCTAACCCTCTTCATGTGATATTtccacccatgagattatgtTGAAATTTTGAGATACTATGGTGTAAAAGCGCACTTCAGTCTGAGGAAGATCGCACACCCATAAGGCATCTTGCCTCAAGTGACTCTGGTGTTTAATATCCGAGAATATGCTTGAGTGTATCTGTCACAGTCTTTACAGAAATGTTTTGATGTTTACATGTAAGGAATCGATCATTATTTTTGTGTGACACTTGTTACAGATGTTCCAAATTGCAGCAGTGGCCAAACACCTCTCAATATTGAGGTAATGAAACTTATGCCTTGTTTTGCATGTTGTGCAGGAGGCGGAGAATGAGATGCAGCGGCGCAAGGAGATGATGATGTTGGTCTCACTGCGGAGGAGAGAAGAACAGGAGGCAGCCAGGCTTGCCAAAGAGCAACGAAATGCTGTCAAGCGAATGCAAGAGCAGTcagtgtctttcttctttttctcaatGTTTCTCAGGTTTAGATTGCCTTGTTTGTTTAGTATAAAGAAAGTATTCCTAAAGGGATACTGCAGTACTCATTGAATTTTAAAGAATAATCCCATGTAGTTGTTAGACTATGCTGTCGTGAACACCCGAGCCATATATCAATCCTGTACTCGCAGAGCGTGGTGCGCATTCCTGCTAAAGGAACCACCTGGCATTTAATTCAACTTGTTTAAATCCCTGCCATTTTCTGTGCTTTTATGTTTTGCATCACTAAGCATAATGACTATAGACTAAattttaggggtgtgcaaatatgcTTGAACATCACCGAATCAAATACAATAGTGAACATTCCAATCATTCAATTTGCAAATAAAATATTCATTAAGCTGTAGAGAACCGTAAAATGCCACATGTCGTGTGTGCCGAGAACCCCCTCATGCTTGATGCCTCTCAAGTGAGTGTTTCAGTTTGTTTTTGGTGCAAATGGGGCATCAACTGCACTGCAAACAGGCTGCCCTGACTGAGGCAGTAGTGAACTTTGTCACTGCGAGATCTCCCCAATGTCGATTGGGTGTGGGGATTGCACACACAGCGCCCGAATGCTGCAATTCGCAGAACTGTGACATGTCGACCAGGTCTGCCCCTGTCCGTACAAGGTTCGTCTGTGTCAAAGCCCCAAAAAATGGTAACGCCACATGGACTGAGGGAAtggcaacaaaagcagcgctTATTTCGTAACGTGCGAAAGCGTGTGCCAAAATCAGGCCGATTAGCCGCCAATAGGGACGCACATCATGTCAGATATGTGGTGACGAACATAATTCATGCTACTTCAAGAGCTGTCAACGTAACCCGTGCGCATGTTCTCGGGACcgatcactgatgagccaccAGTACGGCCGTGCTATATTCAGACGGGATTATCTGAATATATGTGACACAGGTTTGATTCCGCCGAACACAAGAGAAATATTAAAGGATTATTTTGCCATTGAAGGACAGCACATACGGCTCACACCCACAGGCACATACCCAGCAGCACATAACATACTCAGCGACGCACACCTAGTGGCTCAAATTGGCGTCAGAGGCCCATTGAATAGTTTCACATATCCAGCAACTCAAGTtgtcatcaaagaggttcattgaagagttgCACACACCCAGTTGGCcatacgcagtgacccaagttggtgcaACAGTCGATTTCGAACCCGCTTCCCTCAGCACGGTAGCCCGATGTTCTAGCCGTTTGACCACAGACTGTActgtaatacagtaaaacctcgttaaaccgtacccgcttaaactgTAGTTTCATTTTGAAAGTAGTAAAGTCGGAtgcccgactcagcggccattgaacataatatgtgttgtatccgcataaaccataccagcttattgcgtacgtatcggttaacatatagtgtttccacttttcttcACGTAATCACGGCGGTACGTCGGCCCGGCATaacaacgagcctcagagatcggaatgGCCTCCAAGCTCAAATGCAGAGGACACTTGGAAaggtgaagccgcatcaacatcagtGTCATTTCAGCGCCGTGCTAGAGTCAGAGTGTTGTGGGGGGCCTGTGTTGTAGTGTCGTGCAATCCAGGACAAAAGCCGGGTGCTCAGTATAGAAGGAAAATTGGACATTGTTTGTGCTGTCGAACGTGGCACAAAGAAGTCGATGCTGGCACACAagagggatctactgttgactacggtgtgtggcatttagaATGGGAAGGAAAAGTTGGCCAGCAATGCCGCTGCGACTGTGAAAATACGTCGACTAAGAGGTTCGACTGTTCGAAGTTTGACTTTTCGCCATAATTGCCTCCATTATTGCTGAAGTTTCTCCTaacgacagtgataaggacgGCACAGAAAGAGACAGCACAGGTGATTATGCCCTACAGTGGCAGCCTCATGcgggtgtttgccgagaagagggggctggcggaGAAGCTGGCTCTTAGCTTGAGCAAATTTGAGGCCGCCGTCGTTGCTACTAGCCCGCTGCGACACCAAACGAAAATAACATACTTTTGTCGCGTGAGGTGAATAGATACTGCATGTTGTCCGCTCTTTCATCACACTTTCTTGTAGTTCCTTTtatgacaggtaagtgggcaatcgctcgctatttcggttaagcagtactaccatttagtacatactttttccacgCTCCGGCCAACTATGGCTTAACGAGGTTTCATTGTACAAAGGAACTCAAGTTGGTGGAAAAACTTTTAGAGACTCATCCAGACAGCCAGATAGTACCCTAAAAATttgtgaagtaccctaagaatgcttattgcattaaaaaaaaatagcaggCTATTCCTCCTCCCAGCCTTGTGATGTCATGTCTCCAAGATTTGTAAAAATTTTTACATTAATGGGTTGGCAGGTATGAGAACGAATTAGCATCTTTAGCCGGGTGGTTCCAGACGCAACATGTGAAATTCCCAACTGCATGCAGACTGCGACGCGAGGAACAGGCACGGAAGCGAGAGGAAGACCGTCAGCGACGACAGATGATCCTCGAGCAGTACCGACAGCGCAAAGCCCAGGAAGAGGCTGAGAAGGATGCTGCAGTCCATGGGGGCAGCAACATGAGCTTGCGTGGCGAAGGCGGAGCTACGCTGACGCGCAGCAGTGCGAAGCCACGATCGTCTTCACGGCCCCGGCCAAAGTCGATGCACCTCGGGCCATGCTCGTTGCAGCGCGGCTCTCATACCAGTCTTGATGGTGAGACCCACAAGTGCATGAAGTTCTTGCTTTGTTGCAATTAGGTTGTGCCGCAGTTGAATGTTATGTGTTTATCTAATAAACCTTAGTTGCGGTCGCTTGGCTACGGTATTGTATATTAGCTTTATTGCTTTGTAGCCTTTGGCATTAAGAGCCATTGTCATGCACAGGAATGCACTTATTGCAAATGCCTATTAAATTATTCTTGCCAGCAATTGCATTTGCTGCCACAGCACAATGCCCTATTGCTACATTGGTACTTGAGTATGTCGTTTTGCTGTTATTAGGATAATTTGATAGACCTGGATTTGAGGTAAGCATTTGCAGAAATGTGCACATTTAGAttcgaaatgcttttttttttttttttttactgggctGCCATTAACATTTTATTGTGTATTATATTTCGGTTGTTCACCAtgtgttatttttttccttcgccGTCATGTCCTAAATGCCCAGAATAAACAGCCCAATGAAGTTTTTCGTCTCTTGCTcccatattttcttttattttttttctttctctctctcacttttcttATTTGCTTCTTTGTTTATCAAGAGCTTTAACTTGAAGACTGAAGCGTGACTGACCTGGTTCCGTGCAGAGTGCGGACGGCAGCGTGCTGCTAGCCCACCACCCTCGGGAACCGAGTGGCGCGCTTCGGCCAGTGATGGTGCCTCAGACACAGCCTCGACCCACTCGCTCATGCTGTTGCCCTCGTCAAGTGAATACGTGGGGCCCAAGCTATTCGTCAAGCCTACGGCAAAGTCCAATCGCAGCATCATCATCAATGCCATTAACACCGTTCTCGCAGGAGCTGTCAACTCTGAAACCAAGAGGAAAGTTTTGGAGGTGCGCAACCACTTTTTGCTTTCCTCAGGAACAGTGCTAGAAGCCTTGTGTTTGGGTTCACCTGTCGGGCACAGTGCACAACTGTTAACCTACCACACATTTCTGCGTGGTAGGCTAGTTCAGGTTACTTTGGTTCTTCTGGTGCCTTCAGCTAGACAATAAGAGTGGCTGTTTATAGAATTTTTATTCAGAAATCATGGAGAAGTAATGTGCTTTTTGTAAGTTTTCCACTTGGCTTCCTTGTAGGCAAAATTGGACATGATAGATCTTTCGGCAGACTTGAAATGATGCCTTTTTAGTCAGCTTTCGGAGGACTGGCAAAATTAATTAGTGCATTCTAGTGGATTTTGGCAGTTGTCCTAGGGGACGTTTTTCAAGCAGAAATGGCAGCACTTGGATTTCCAGTGCTTGTGTTTGACAATGCATACTCACCGACGAAATTCTTTTCCATTTTATTTTGTAAATCATCTGATTTCTTAAAGCACAGAGCATTATTTAAAATAGGTGACTACATGTATAGTAACGTACATTCACAGACAAATGATACTCAGAACTCtatctataataataataaaaaagattgCAAAGCGGAACACTCTTCGCAAGTAATATAGCTCAAGAGCATGATCTTGTGCTGCTGCTTATGGCATAACTCTCATGCTAAGCATGCAAGCTGAAGTTCTGTTAATAATGCACATATTGGCAAAAGCATTAATGAAGTAACGCATTCTAGTTAATGCTAACTTCTCATTCCAATCTTTCGTGACTGTACATACTTCAAATGGCACTTTCTACGCTTGGCTCAAAATTTAGAAACATggagttaccgta
It includes:
- the Patronin gene encoding patronin, whose protein sequence is MDTMDEDYDLDGVELTPIEEYDFAKAKQRASVLWLVSKAHQNRVPPELREVFYRDQAEQDRLRPQLVQALASGELYCLALANIYADPNYHSLSHQGVVQALQRKGVEVEPPADHTPLTETVLAQTAPLRMSAHMAVINGIMELYIKEVLIPIKVFEVVRRFSAVGYPEEVPVDAEDAALLWLNKCSVKMRHRIEDELGPGQPPVGGPPVLQDLADLNDGCALAALLSFYCPQHLPWHDLCLPGDSLADSLYNLQLSQRFCDAHLPHDVFFLTVEDVLFVHPSIRQNLLALLADLMFVFEIRPAKCVRRPGLRYDPPSAENSLQAARHRGESLRKARALQNSCSHIPDLCPPDDHNQTKHNGAWPEGVRRLSQGAKPSTRVSRSSVREDEDSDQLSSSPRCRSDEDDAFLTGRRPSSSLRRHSVEAMDPLLPARLREPKERNNCDVAKYLERGEDTSLGSSPTPQSPARSLHEAMLRAREAEEQGSPAHRASSISGNLSLRRSTSRSELGSPLHRSGSRSTLVGSDHASPLHRSASKSDVGSPLRRNSSRSDLFQPTTLSRSTSQTDIYGGSPIRRTGRLAMETEAKKPSTLETYYDQLGGGLQKQAGYPLRRESSLSHMYNFSGEKAALEMTDPFETDMFAEHRERTKKAAQVMSFAQLSKMKDTTDSGKAPASINIVYMQQDGSGNRLPPEKRKTTPTDGVSKSSSSTTTWQQQAADSEENRTAEDSSSPLAAQLNNVRLKLEERRRKIEQEKRRMEDRVKKQRQKVSKAAFLQAVARGDSKVSEGGSIHESSGETLLDETSADSVDSEHSQQKWLHQNGSPQPVQESPQSDDVDLEDSTTTIEQLSTELTVLQSDISRITKQQQAIQNLLHGPQAVPLQPQPQEQFFLHSGNDGGQPQSLPTFAHASPQPYLTEVVRPPLFQQQQLQHQQHQQQQQLQHQQHQQQQQLQQQQLQQQQLQQQQQQQQSHQRRQWEYPMAPILPPQQPRRGQWGPPVVTLAEQPMRWGAPAPALVDPGYVVYPSGQNEFAYQPPFYQNGTATTMQQVGYASFTMPSQQQPQQPVQQQLPQQPQQQQQQHPLPPPFQALCTVSTEQVTAAASTQSESQRPSRTPPPPAVEEQLSDRLENLSMGSLASQPRSVEFGKTYRVSKGQQPARIQAKPSDDGSEVGFFISFDDQQPKKPKPKLRPRIAKPEENARPEELGLSNGTLTAASTESTKGSENSSNSAPSENQGPPSGSLGVGFVIGADLVNPDPEAENEMQRRKEMMMLVSLRRREEQEAARLAKEQRNAVKRMQEQLRREEQARKREEDRQRRQMILEQYRQRKAQEEAEKDAAVHGGSNMSLRGEGGATLTRSSAKPRSSSRPRPKSMHLGPCSLQRGSHTSLDECGRQRAASPPPSGTEWRASASDGASDTASTHSLMLLPSSSEYVGPKLFVKPTAKSNRSIIINAINTVLAGAVNSETKRKVLEEINMSESKHFLILFRDSGCQFRGLYSYYPEREEVLRLHGTGPRSVLPSMMDMFFKYNSGAKSFTQIHTKHLTVTIDAFTIHNHLWTVKKTCVPQRRDL